A single region of the Pirellulales bacterium genome encodes:
- a CDS encoding Hsp20/alpha crystallin family protein, with protein sequence MPLRLHTLPLHQVRHEMDRFFSDLTRGLPNWPHVAPAAVRSFPAVNVWENDQELFAEAEVPGLKESDIDIFVVGNELTIKGERKPSEAQEVTYHRRERGAGTFTRVVHLPVDVDSSRVSATLRDGVLTVTLPKAETARPRKIQVVGSN encoded by the coding sequence ATGCCATTGCGCCTACACACCTTGCCGCTCCATCAGGTCCGTCACGAAATGGATCGCTTCTTTTCCGACCTCACGCGCGGACTGCCGAACTGGCCGCACGTGGCCCCCGCCGCCGTACGCAGCTTTCCGGCGGTGAACGTCTGGGAGAACGATCAAGAGCTCTTCGCCGAGGCCGAGGTGCCGGGGCTCAAGGAGTCGGATATCGACATCTTCGTGGTCGGCAACGAGCTCACCATCAAGGGAGAGCGCAAGCCGAGCGAAGCACAAGAAGTCACCTACCATCGCCGGGAACGGGGCGCGGGAACCTTCACCCGGGTCGTACATCTGCCGGTCGACGTCGATAGCTCGCGCGTGTCGGCCACGCTGCGCGACGGCGTATTGACCGTGACGCTGCCCAAGGCCGAGACCGCCCGTCCGCGCAAGATCCAGGTCGTCGGCTCGAACTAA
- a CDS encoding circularly permuted type 2 ATP-grasp protein encodes MQFSSYLHNGAYDELFAPDGLPRDRSEPLFQRLQNLTPEELQRHQKAADVALWNMGITFNVYGHEAGVEKVWPFDILPRIVTDSEWGRIERGLQQRIRALNLFIDDIYHDRKICRDGIVPEELVASAKTLRMACAGLEPPQGVWCHVTGTDLVRDRDGEFYVLEDNLRCPSGVSYVLENREVMKRTFPQVFEGLRVTPVEDYPERLLDTLLHTAPRGVDAPTVALLTPGIYNSAYFEHSFLAQQMGIELVEGRDLVVHDGYVHMLTTKGMRRVDVLYRRIDDDFLDPKCFREDSMLGVPGLMDVYRAGRITLANAPGTGVADDKAVYAYVPQIIRYYLGEDAILPNVPTYVCSDPKQCAHVLANLDQLVVKPTNESGGYGILMGPQASSEERARYADVLRANPRNYIAQPMLTLSTVPTIVEDRLEPRHVDLRPFVLYGKDIYVLPGGLTRVALRKGSMIVNSSQGGGSKDTWVLADPNRPRQAEQSQSQSQSSSSPALAGA; translated from the coding sequence ATGCAATTTTCAAGCTATCTGCACAACGGCGCGTACGATGAGTTGTTCGCGCCCGACGGGCTCCCACGCGATCGTTCGGAGCCTCTCTTCCAGCGGCTGCAAAATCTCACTCCTGAGGAGTTGCAGCGTCACCAGAAGGCGGCCGACGTGGCCCTCTGGAACATGGGCATCACGTTCAATGTCTACGGCCACGAGGCGGGCGTGGAGAAGGTGTGGCCCTTCGACATCCTGCCCCGCATCGTCACCGACAGCGAATGGGGGCGCATCGAACGTGGCTTGCAGCAACGCATCCGCGCGCTGAACCTGTTCATCGACGACATCTACCACGATCGCAAGATCTGTCGCGACGGGATCGTTCCCGAGGAGCTGGTCGCCTCGGCCAAGACCCTACGCATGGCCTGCGCCGGGCTCGAGCCGCCCCAGGGCGTCTGGTGTCACGTGACGGGCACCGATTTGGTGCGCGATCGCGATGGCGAGTTCTACGTGCTCGAGGATAATCTGCGCTGCCCGTCGGGCGTCTCGTACGTGCTCGAAAACCGCGAGGTGATGAAGCGCACCTTCCCGCAGGTCTTCGAGGGGCTGCGCGTCACGCCGGTCGAGGACTATCCCGAGCGCCTGCTCGACACGCTGCTGCACACGGCGCCGCGCGGCGTCGATGCTCCGACCGTGGCGCTGCTCACGCCGGGCATCTACAACTCGGCCTACTTCGAACACTCCTTCCTCGCCCAGCAGATGGGCATCGAGCTGGTCGAGGGACGCGATCTCGTCGTCCACGACGGCTACGTCCACATGCTCACCACCAAGGGCATGCGCCGCGTCGACGTGCTCTACCGGCGCATCGACGACGATTTCCTCGACCCGAAGTGCTTCCGCGAAGACTCCATGCTGGGCGTGCCCGGGCTGATGGACGTCTACCGCGCGGGGCGCATCACGCTGGCCAACGCGCCGGGGACCGGCGTGGCCGACGACAAGGCCGTGTACGCCTATGTGCCGCAGATCATTCGCTACTACCTGGGCGAGGACGCCATCCTGCCCAACGTGCCGACGTATGTCTGTTCGGACCCGAAACAGTGCGCGCACGTGCTGGCGAATCTCGACCAGCTCGTCGTCAAGCCGACGAACGAGTCGGGTGGTTATGGCATCTTGATGGGACCTCAGGCCTCGAGCGAGGAGCGTGCCCGTTATGCCGACGTGTTGCGCGCCAATCCGCGGAACTATATCGCTCAGCCGATGCTGACGCTGTCGACCGTGCCGACGATCGTCGAAGATCGTCTCGAGCCGCGGCACGTCGATCTGCGCCCCTTCGTGCTCTACGGCAAGGACATCTACGTCCTGCCGGGGGGGCTGACCCGCGTCGCCTTGCGCAAGGGTTCGATGATCGTGAACTCGTCGCAAGGGGGGGGGAGCAAAGACACCTGGGTGTTGGCCGATCCGAATCGTCCTCGTCAGGCGGAGCAATCTCAGTCACAATCTCAATCCAGTTCTTCGCCGGCGCTGGCCGGCGCCTAA
- a CDS encoding Hsp20/alpha crystallin family protein — MSTETIADPRSSEVAKTEHTRSGQYYRPHVDIVEQAEELLVRADMPGLRAEDIDVQFEEGTLAIHGRVAPRQPAGTNYLQREYGVGDYYRSFQVSEHIDVSRIHAEYTDGVLTLHLPKTEAVKPRKIAVTAK, encoded by the coding sequence ATGAGTACCGAAACGATTGCCGATCCCCGCTCGAGTGAGGTCGCCAAGACCGAGCATACCCGCAGCGGTCAGTATTACCGTCCGCACGTGGACATCGTCGAACAGGCCGAGGAATTGCTAGTCCGGGCCGACATGCCGGGTCTGCGGGCCGAGGATATCGACGTCCAATTCGAGGAAGGAACCCTGGCGATTCACGGCCGCGTGGCGCCGCGTCAGCCGGCGGGCACCAATTACCTCCAGCGGGAATATGGCGTAGGCGATTACTACCGCAGCTTCCAGGTGAGCGAGCACATCGACGTCTCGCGCATTCATGCCGAGTACACCGACGGCGTGCTGACGCTGCACCTGCCGAAGACCGAGGCCGTCAAGCCGCGCAAAATCGCCGTCACCGCGAAGTAA
- a CDS encoding HAMP domain-containing histidine kinase, giving the protein MTTKPHLPANLTESKHARESISSAPARESEQMDHFVRALSHDMSANFMVLEASLRKLKRNHGRNPLGELSENFAHVEACLRESKRFLDDLVLLAKTGSVDMQAEFVALGPLVREVIFEQRPLLDERGIEVTVAVHLPTVWCNEVRLRQIFTNLVRNAARHGCDAREPKIEIGQVAAPAKGDSRYVWLRVHDNGRGIAAAARDEIFLPGKRLAAAHPDGTGMGLAIVRKAIEHYGGTIGIDPSLDQGTAFLLSLPKSAEAVSPPSGEQVPPPAHQLHRPHHRRGSVR; this is encoded by the coding sequence ATGACGACAAAACCGCACCTGCCCGCGAACTTGACCGAGTCGAAGCACGCTCGCGAATCGATATCTTCTGCGCCTGCCCGCGAGTCGGAGCAGATGGATCACTTCGTCCGCGCGCTTTCGCACGACATGTCGGCTAACTTCATGGTGCTCGAGGCCTCGCTGCGCAAGCTGAAGCGGAATCACGGGCGGAATCCGCTGGGCGAGTTGTCGGAGAACTTCGCCCATGTCGAGGCCTGTCTCCGCGAATCGAAACGCTTTCTCGACGACCTCGTGCTCTTGGCCAAGACCGGCAGCGTCGACATGCAGGCCGAGTTCGTCGCCTTGGGCCCCCTCGTCCGCGAGGTGATCTTCGAGCAACGCCCGCTGCTCGACGAGCGCGGGATCGAAGTGACCGTGGCGGTCCACTTGCCGACTGTCTGGTGCAACGAAGTCCGACTGCGACAGATCTTCACCAATCTGGTGCGCAATGCCGCGCGACACGGCTGCGACGCGCGTGAACCGAAAATCGAGATCGGCCAGGTCGCGGCTCCGGCGAAGGGGGATTCTCGCTACGTCTGGCTGCGTGTCCACGACAATGGCCGTGGCATTGCCGCGGCCGCCCGCGACGAGATTTTCTTGCCGGGCAAGCGGCTCGCCGCGGCACATCCGGATGGAACCGGCATGGGGCTGGCCATCGTGCGCAAGGCGATCGAGCACTATGGCGGCACGATTGGCATCGATCCGTCGCTCGACCAGGGAACCGCCTTCCTGCTTTCGCTGCCGAAGAGCGCGGAGGCTGTATCGCCGCCGAGCGGCGAGCAGGTACCGCCCCCCGCGCACCAGCTTCACCGCCCCCACCATCGGCGCGGCAGCGTGCGCTAG
- a CDS encoding ADP-ribosylation factor-directed GTPase activating protein isoform b, translated as MFSARTLLPPLVVLAALGLSGCSQEVALDEMPTAPLAVQESDLPSDEEIRTHIDQVLAYTGARHLNAQEHAAWQVVHGIVGFGRGLQMYNQGELVSALDYLLAGGTLRGWNLFPGDHGLETLLEQGSKSGQGHPDQWLGYLSLCGLEADQTIVVQGKTFTVNDLVTQAQWDIYDGMEASWTLMGLSTYLPLDAKWTARDGSEWTLDRICEMEAAQNLGESACGGSHRMCALTVAVNRYLAEGGELNGGWLSADQKIRQTVDICRRFQQADGCFSTSYFERPGNSPDLSLRMSTTGHTLEFLTYALNDEELKEPWVTAAVVRLCKIFDQTRDLPMECGGLYHSARALQNYRLRRFGAPAFVGEEVADGSATSVDQGGEAAAAIEPAGAVPVAR; from the coding sequence ATGTTTTCCGCCCGTACGCTCCTGCCGCCTCTCGTCGTCCTGGCCGCTTTAGGCCTTTCTGGCTGCTCGCAGGAGGTCGCTCTCGACGAGATGCCGACGGCCCCCTTGGCCGTTCAGGAATCGGATCTCCCCAGCGACGAGGAGATTCGGACTCATATCGATCAGGTGCTGGCCTACACCGGGGCGCGCCATCTCAACGCCCAGGAACATGCGGCCTGGCAAGTCGTGCATGGCATCGTGGGCTTTGGCCGCGGCCTGCAGATGTACAACCAGGGAGAGCTTGTCTCGGCGCTCGACTACCTGTTGGCGGGTGGCACGTTGCGCGGCTGGAACCTATTTCCGGGCGATCATGGACTCGAAACCCTACTCGAGCAAGGCTCGAAAAGCGGCCAGGGGCATCCCGACCAGTGGCTCGGCTATCTCTCGCTGTGCGGGCTCGAAGCGGATCAGACGATCGTCGTGCAGGGCAAGACCTTCACCGTCAACGATCTCGTGACCCAGGCTCAGTGGGATATCTACGACGGCATGGAGGCGAGCTGGACCCTGATGGGGCTGAGCACGTACCTGCCGCTCGACGCGAAGTGGACCGCCCGTGACGGCTCGGAGTGGACGCTCGATCGCATCTGCGAGATGGAAGCCGCCCAAAACCTGGGCGAAAGCGCCTGCGGCGGATCGCACCGCATGTGCGCCCTGACCGTGGCCGTGAATCGTTATCTGGCCGAAGGGGGCGAGTTGAATGGTGGCTGGCTGTCCGCCGACCAAAAGATTCGCCAAACCGTCGACATTTGCCGCCGCTTTCAGCAAGCAGACGGTTGCTTCTCGACGAGCTACTTCGAGCGACCAGGCAATTCGCCCGACCTGTCGCTGCGCATGAGCACCACGGGGCACACGCTCGAGTTTCTCACGTACGCCTTGAATGACGAGGAGCTCAAGGAGCCGTGGGTGACGGCGGCCGTGGTGCGGTTGTGCAAGATCTTCGACCAGACGCGAGACCTGCCGATGGAGTGTGGCGGTCTGTACCACTCGGCGCGTGCCTTGCAGAACTACCGCTTGCGTCGTTTCGGTGCGCCGGCGTTCGTCGGTGAGGAGGTGGCCGACGGCAGCGCGACGTCCGTCGATCAGGGGGGCGAAGCCGCTGCTGCCATTGAACCCGCCGGGGCCGTGCCCGTCGCACGCTAG
- a CDS encoding Hsp20/alpha crystallin family protein — protein MKPLPWMNKRQAEEGTHEVASWSDLRQEMERMYETYLREPVERIGRGFESLAPWGPALDIAESDQAVTVRVEIPGVEPSEIDLQVTGNQLTIAGEKKEHSQHAGEDFFHSERRFGKFRRSVQLPVGIDAEQVTAEYDHGVLTVRLPKSQGVKPKRVEVRSPASNAM, from the coding sequence ATGAAACCACTACCTTGGATGAATAAGCGCCAGGCGGAAGAAGGAACCCATGAGGTGGCCTCCTGGTCCGACCTGCGACAAGAGATGGAACGGATGTACGAGACGTACCTCCGCGAGCCGGTCGAGCGGATCGGGCGGGGATTCGAGTCGCTGGCCCCCTGGGGACCGGCGCTGGATATCGCCGAAAGCGATCAGGCCGTTACCGTGCGGGTCGAGATCCCCGGCGTCGAGCCGTCGGAGATCGATCTGCAGGTCACCGGCAATCAACTGACGATTGCGGGCGAGAAGAAGGAGCACTCGCAGCACGCAGGGGAAGATTTCTTCCACAGCGAGCGGCGTTTCGGCAAGTTCCGCCGGAGCGTGCAATTGCCGGTGGGCATCGACGCCGAGCAGGTCACGGCCGAGTACGACCACGGCGTGCTGACCGTGCGGCTGCCGAAATCGCAGGGGGTCAAGCCCAAGCGGGTCGAAGTGCGGTCCCCGGCCTCGAACGCCATGTAA
- a CDS encoding zinc metallopeptidase yields MPFVFDINYLLFVGPAFLLALWAQYRVKSTYHAAQRMPAPLSGAAAARHILDSAGLRDVQIEQVGGFLTDHYDPRHRVLRLSPENYQSRSLAAVGIAAHEAGHALQDAHQYAPLVIRNAAVPMANIGSSLGGLLFFVGLMMASTAGQMVAWAGVALFSLVVFFQVVNLPVEFNASNRAKAQLVQLGIIDQQGLVEVTRVLNAAALTYVAGTLQTILTLLYFVIRLSGDRR; encoded by the coding sequence ATGCCCTTTGTTTTCGATATCAACTACCTGCTGTTCGTGGGCCCGGCGTTCCTCTTGGCGCTGTGGGCGCAGTATCGCGTGAAGTCGACCTACCACGCGGCGCAGCGTATGCCCGCGCCCCTCAGTGGCGCCGCGGCCGCGCGCCATATCCTCGACTCGGCCGGCCTGCGCGACGTGCAGATCGAGCAAGTCGGGGGCTTTCTCACCGACCATTACGATCCGCGCCACCGCGTGTTGCGCTTGAGCCCCGAGAATTACCAGTCACGCTCGCTGGCGGCCGTGGGCATTGCCGCGCACGAGGCGGGGCACGCGTTGCAAGATGCCCACCAGTACGCGCCCCTGGTCATCCGCAACGCCGCCGTGCCGATGGCGAACATCGGCAGCAGCCTGGGCGGTTTGCTGTTCTTCGTCGGCCTGATGATGGCCAGCACTGCCGGACAGATGGTGGCCTGGGCCGGCGTGGCGTTGTTCAGCCTGGTGGTCTTCTTTCAGGTGGTGAACTTGCCGGTCGAGTTCAACGCCAGCAATCGCGCGAAGGCGCAGCTCGTGCAGTTGGGCATCATCGATCAGCAAGGTCTGGTCGAGGTGACGCGCGTGCTCAACGCGGCCGCGCTGACCTACGTGGCCGGCACGCTACAAACGATTCTGACGCTGCTCTACTTCGTCATCCGCCTCTCGGGCGATCGACGGTAA
- a CDS encoding alpha-E domain-containing protein, with protein MLSRVAEAVFWMSRYLERADNVARFIDVNEHLTLDLQGAVAEQWAPLVYTTGDHEPYFQHYGELTRSNVLQFLTFDARNANSILGCVQRARENARAIREIISSEMWEQINRFYLLMRDASRAPACDHVRRIVEDVKLHSHLIQGVLDTTMSHGEAWHFANIGRLVERADKTSRILDVKYYILLPHTRDVGTPLDIVQWSALLKSASALEMYRKSKGRILPAKVAEFLILDRDFPRSMRYCLVHAEESLHEITGTPAGSFGNRAEQQLGRMRAAMDFTSIDDVVQQGLHEFIDRFQTELNAAGEAVHDVFFARPELPLAS; from the coding sequence GTGCTAAGTCGAGTCGCCGAGGCCGTTTTTTGGATGAGCCGCTATCTCGAGCGGGCCGATAACGTCGCGCGCTTCATCGACGTCAACGAACACCTGACGCTCGATCTGCAAGGCGCCGTGGCCGAGCAATGGGCGCCGCTGGTCTACACGACCGGCGATCACGAGCCCTACTTTCAGCATTACGGCGAGCTGACCCGTTCGAACGTGCTGCAGTTTCTCACGTTCGATGCCCGCAACGCGAACTCGATTCTCGGTTGCGTGCAGCGGGCCCGCGAAAACGCCCGGGCGATCCGCGAGATCATCTCCTCCGAAATGTGGGAGCAGATCAACCGCTTCTACCTGTTGATGCGCGATGCGTCGCGGGCGCCGGCCTGCGATCACGTGCGGCGGATCGTCGAAGATGTGAAGCTGCACAGCCATCTGATTCAGGGCGTGCTCGACACCACCATGTCGCACGGCGAGGCGTGGCACTTCGCCAACATCGGCCGCCTGGTCGAACGGGCCGACAAGACCTCGCGCATCCTCGACGTGAAATACTACATTCTGCTTCCCCACACGCGCGACGTGGGGACGCCGCTCGATATCGTGCAGTGGTCGGCCCTGCTCAAGTCGGCCAGCGCGCTCGAGATGTATCGCAAGAGCAAGGGACGTATTCTGCCGGCCAAGGTGGCGGAGTTCCTGATCCTCGACCGCGACTTTCCCCGCTCGATGCGCTACTGCCTGGTGCATGCCGAGGAATCGTTGCACGAGATCACCGGCACGCCCGCCGGTTCGTTCGGCAACCGAGCCGAGCAGCAGCTAGGCCGCATGCGCGCGGCGATGGACTTCACCAGCATCGACGACGTCGTGCAGCAGGGATTGCACGAGTTCATCGACCGCTTTCAGACGGAACTGAACGCCGCGGGCGAAGCGGTCCACGACGTCTTCTTCGCCCGCCCCGAGCTGCCGCTGGCCTCGTGA